A genomic stretch from Carassius auratus strain Wakin chromosome 35, ASM336829v1, whole genome shotgun sequence includes:
- the il2rga gene encoding cytokine receptor common subunit gamma encodes MILFLVSLFLGNIPSFAFSASQPKINCLIINLDYVNCTWSEHEHSYSFKSMFTHSQILECSNYVQIKGVNVGCILPFITSQRFNTLNTWLYSDNGSLVTEQQHNMIKSVKLNPPFKLSVVEKKDAELWLYWNVTRDCTESEIRYRTDNNAWKNSKAAKRTSFTLPFPTKKRYEFQVRARIENSCGESMFWSDWSEPVYWGSLKANNNTETPISMSVTSLVLYIAGPTIILITLSCLLVQNERLRIILIPVVPNAGRHVSNYLTALFDNYDGNVEKWLSMPKDLENGFKPNFTERACPVREYIIVSQSSTDSESILSNPTDLSSCEGMHSYSSTSTIPGSAETPQTQDLSQVDSPV; translated from the exons ATGATATTATTTTTAGTCAGTCTTTTCCTCGGGAACATTCCTTCATTTGCATTTTCAGCATCCCAGCCAA AAATAAACTGCCTTATCATAAATCTGGACTATGTTAATTGCACGTGGAGTGAGCATGAGCACAGTTACAGTTTCAAGAGCAT GTTTACTCATAGCCAAATTCTGGAGTGTTCTAACTATGTCCAGATTAAAGGTGTTAACGTGGGCTGCATTTTGCCCTTCATCACATCACAACGGTTTAATACTTTAAACACATGGCTGTACAGTGACAACGGCAGTTTGGTGACAGAGCAGCAACATAACATGATTAAATCTG TGAAGCTTAACCCTCCATTCAAACTGTCTGTGGTGGAGAAAAAAGATGCTGAACTGTGGCTGTACTGGAATGTTACAAGGGACTGCACTGAGAGTGAAATTCGTTACAGGACGGACAACAATGCCTGGAAG AATTCCAAAGCAGCCAAGAGGACCTCCTTCACTTTGCCTTTTCCAACAAAAAAGCGGTATGAGTTCCAGGTCAGGGCTCGAATAGAGAATTCATGCGGAGAGTCCATGTTTTGGAGCGACTGGAGTGAGCCTGTCTACTGGGGATCTTTAAAGGCCAACAATAACACCG AGACTCCGATTAGCATGTCTGTGACGTCACTGGTGCTGTATATAGCAGGACCCACAATAATTCTCATCACACTCTCTTGCTTGCTCGTCCAAAATGAGAG GTTAAGAATCATTTTAATACCAGTGGTGCCAAACGCAGGACGACATGTCAGCAATTACCTTACAGCCCTTTTTGACAATTATGATGGCAATGTTGAG aAATGGCTGTCCATGCCTAAAGATCTGGAGAATGGCTTCAAACCCAATTTCACGGAGCGTGCCTGCCCTGTGCGCGAGTACATTATAGTGTCCCAGTCCAGCACTGACAGCGAAAGCATCCTGTCAAACCCAACAGATCTGTCATCATGTGAGGGCATGCATAGCTACTCATCAACCTCCACCATACCTGGATCAGCCGAAACCCCACAAACCCAAGATCTATCGCAAGTGGATAGTCCAGTCTAA